CTTGGACCTACCGCTACTTCGAGGAGTGCCGCAAGCTCGGCGTGAAGAACATCCACGTCCACAAGGGCCCCACGATCCGCCCCTTGGACCGGGATGCCTTCGACGTCTCCGACGTCGATCACGCCGCCACCGACTTCACCGACCTGAACTTCGTCGTCGAGCACGTCGGACTGCCCCGTCTGGAAGACTTCTGCTGGATCGCCACCCAGGAGCCGAACGTGCACGGTGGCCTTGCCGTCGCCATGCCCTTCATGCACACCCGCCCCCGCTACTTCGCGCAGATCATCGGCGAGCTCATCTACTGGATCGGCGAGGACCGCATCCAGTTCTCCAGCGACTACGCCCTATGGACGCCACGGTGGCTCATCGAAGCGTTCGTCGACTTCCAGATCCCCGAGGACATGACTGAGTACGCCCCGCTGACCATCGACCAGAAGAAGAAGATCCTCGGGCTGAATGCCGCAAAAATGTACGACATCCCGGTGCCTGCGGCCCTGCAGCTCCCCGACGCCGGGGAGCCCACGACGGGTCCGCGCCAGCCCGAGCGGGCAGATCTGGCGGGCGTGTGATGACAGACATTCAGACCCGGCCGTCCCCTCGCGCGACCCTGCTCGAGACCGACGACATCCGACGCGCCCTCAGTGCCGTGCAGGATCCCGAACTCGACGAACCCATCACTGACCTTGGGTTCGTGCGATCCATCGACGTCATGCACGGTGTCGGAGGATTGACCATCAGCGTGCACCTGCGTCTTCCGACGTCGTTCTGCTCACCCAATTTCGCCTACCTCATGGCGTCCGACAGCAAGGACGCCATCGCGGCATTGGAAGGAGTCGACAGGGTGGTCGTCGAGTTGGACGACCACCACGACTCCGACCTGATCAATGCCGGGCTCGCCGCGGACGCCGGGTACCGGGGAACCTTCCGCCACGAGGCGGAGGAAGGCCTTGACGAGCTGCGCTGGACGTTCCGAAAGAAAGCGCACACTGCCGCAATGGAACGGTGCCTTACGGAATTGCTTCGCGCCAACCGGAACCTTCCCGAATCAGACATCGGCCGGATCCCGCTGGCGGACATCCCGGCCGGTCGCACCAAGACAGCTCTTCTCCGCCGACGGGAAGCACTCGGGCTGCCCACGCATCCGGACGCAATCGTCCTGGTCGATCATGAAGGCCGCACGTACGCGCTGGAGGCTGTGCCCATGGCACTGAGACGAGCCCGGTCGACCCGCATCTCCATCGACGGAAACGCCCACTTCTGCAGGGGGCTGCTCCGTACCCGCTACGCAGGATCCGAAGCCGACCAGAGCGCCCGTCCGGAAGGCGCAGAACCCAGCACCCAACACACCCTGCTTCCAGTCACAATCAAGGAGATCCACCAGTGAGCACCATGCGAGCCGTCCAGGTCGTCGGCTACCACGAAGGACTGAAGATGGCCGAGGTGCCCAGGCCGGAAGTAACCGGGCCGTGGGACGTCGTCGTCCGAATCGGCGGGGCCGGTGTCTGCAGAACCGACCTTCACATCCTTGAAGGACAGTGGGCCGAAAAATCACAGGTCCATCTGCCCTACACGATCGGTCACGAGAACGCCGGGTGGGTTCACGCCACCGGAAGCGCGGTGACGAATGTCCAGGTCGGCGACAAGGTGATCCTCCACCCACTCGTGACGTGTGGGCTCTGCCGCGCCTGCCGCTCGGGAGATGACGTGCACTGCGAAACCAGCAAGTTCCCCGGAATCGACACACACGGCGGGTACGCGGAATACCTGTTGACGTCGGCACGCTCCGTGGTGAGGATCGACGACGCCCTCGAACCAGCCGATGTCGCCGCTCTCGCCGATGCCGGCCTCACCGCATACCATGCGGCCGCGAAAGCCGCCAAGCGGCTCACCCCCCGCGATACCTGTGTCGTCATCGGGGCTGGAGGACTCGGGCACATCGGAATTCAGGTCCTCAAAGCACTCACGCCCAGCCGGATCGTCGTCGTCGACCGGAATCCGGCCGCCCTGGAACTCGCGAAGAGCATCGGGGCCGACGAGGGCGTTCTCGCCGACGGAACACAGGTGGAACAGGTCCTGGAACTCACCGGCGGCCACGGCGCCGAAGTACTCATCGACTTCGTCGGCGAAGGTGGGGCCACCACGGAGGGCATCGCCATGACCAGGCAGGCGGGAGACTACTTCGTCGTCGGCTACGGCGAGAACATCAACGTGCCGACCATCGACCTGGTGTCTTCCGAGATCAACATCATCGGGAACCTTGTCGGCAGCTATAACGACCTGCAGGACCTCATGGCCTTGGCAGCACGCGGAGCAGTCACGCTCCACACCCAGAAATACTCCCTCGACGACTTCCAACAGGCAATCAGCGACCTCGACGCCGGCAAGGTCCGCGGCCGCGCGATCCTCGTCCCCTGAACCTGCTGCACCGCGTCAGAAACGTGGAGAAGAATCCCATGGCGTACTGATCACCGGCGCAGGCTGAGGAATCGGGGCAATACCCGAAGGCTGATGATGGGAGTGACGGTCCAAAGCTTCTTGGTGGTGATCATGGCAGAGTCAGGCCAGGATTGATGGCCTTGGTTTGTGGGTATGGGTGGAACGTAGGGTCTTTGAAGGGGGTGCTGTATCTGGGCGTCGCCGATCGGGACGGACGAAAACTCAGGAGTGATCAGCATCGCCACATCGAATACCCCACCTGCCGCCGACGACGCAGCCTCGCTCGACAACAGGCCGGAATACGACGCCGCACCGGTGGCGCTCGGACCAGCTGATGCACGGCGGGCGCGCAAAGCCGTCATCAGCTCCTACGTCGGAACATCCCTGGAGTGGTACGACTTCTTCCTGTTCGGAACGACTGCATCCATCGTCTTCGCACCCTTGTTCTTCGGCGGAGACGACCCCGCCCTGCAGACGCTTCAATCGTTCCTGGCTTTCGGTATCGGGTTCATCGGTCGCCCCCTCGGCGCACTGGTCTTCGGACACTTCGGGGACCGGCTTGGCCGGAAGGGCATCCTCGTCACAACGATCGTGCTGATGGGAGTCGCTTCCACCCTCATCGGGGTGCTGCCTACTTTCCAGACCGCGGGCATCATCGCCCCGATCCTGCTCACCATCCTGCGCTTCGTGCAGGGCATCGCGGCCGGTGGTGAGTGGGGTGGGGCAATGCTCATGGCGGTGGAATCCGCGCCGGCACACAAGCGCGGCTTCTATGGTGCCGTCGTCCAACTCGGCTCCCCCACCGGAACTTTGCTGTCGACGCTCATCGTCGCTGCAGTCGTCAGCCTGACCGGGCCGCAATTCCTCGAGTGGGGCTGGCGGATCCCCTACCTCATCTCGATCCTCCTGGTGGCCGTCGGCGTGTGGCTGCGCCTGCGCGTGGACGAGACCGTCGACTTCACAGCAGCTGCAGCCGCTCATCGTACGGACGACAAAGTGCCCTTTGCGCGACTGATCTCCGAAGCCCCCGTGCGGCTGCTCGTGGGCGTCTGCGCCTACCTGATGAACAACGCAGGTTTCTTCCTCCTGACGACCTTCATGATCAGCTACGTGACGGGCACGCTGGAGCTCAGCGCCACCGTGATCCTCACCTCCATCTCGTGGGGTGCCGTCGCGCAGATCATCGTCACCTTGATCGTCGGGAAGTTGTCCGACCGTTTCACCCCATCCAGGATGCTCATCGTCGGGTATGCGGTCAGCGTGGTGACCGCATTCCCGATCTTCTGGCTGGTGGACTCGCGGCAGTCGGTCGCGATCAGCGCCGCGATGTTCTTGGCCCTGGGCCTCGGCTCGATCTCGTACGCAGCCTTGGGTACGACACTGACCCAGCTCTTCCCCGTGCGATTGCGCTATTCGGGAATCGCGCTGTCAGCCAATATCGCCGGAGTCATCGCCGGATTCATGCCGGCACTGGCAGCCTGGATTCTGACCCTCACCGACGGTTCCTCCACCGGCCCTGCCACGTTGCTGCTCGTCCTCGCCCTGGTCTCGTTCGTCGGCTCGATAGTCGCTCGGCGCATCATCCTCGCGGACCACCGCGCCGATCTCCGGAGTGGAGAACCCACCCCCGGCCACTAGCAGCAGGCCCGGCTTCTCCGTGCGCACTGGTCTCCCCACTCTCCACCCCGCGCGGGAGTGGAGAGTGGGGACAGGTGCTCTTCGTTCGGCCTGCCGATCGGAGTCAGGCGGCTGGGCGG
This genomic interval from Arthrobacter agilis contains the following:
- a CDS encoding amidohydrolase family protein; translation: MYTKDGENYFIVDAHIALWDARPENQLNIHGKQFIDCFYDYHRNLSPADQLWTYEEYLYQGGKRLMKDIFEDGYVDHAIFQPAYLGEFYKTGFGQTEEAYALAAANPTQLSYNHCFDPRNGEAGLDQLRADHERMNFKGVKLYTAEWNGDSRGYKLSDPWTYRYFEECRKLGVKNIHVHKGPTIRPLDRDAFDVSDVDHAATDFTDLNFVVEHVGLPRLEDFCWIATQEPNVHGGLAVAMPFMHTRPRYFAQIIGELIYWIGEDRIQFSSDYALWTPRWLIEAFVDFQIPEDMTEYAPLTIDQKKKILGLNAAKMYDIPVPAALQLPDAGEPTTGPRQPERADLAGV
- a CDS encoding iron-sulfur cluster assembly protein, coding for MTDIQTRPSPRATLLETDDIRRALSAVQDPELDEPITDLGFVRSIDVMHGVGGLTISVHLRLPTSFCSPNFAYLMASDSKDAIAALEGVDRVVVELDDHHDSDLINAGLAADAGYRGTFRHEAEEGLDELRWTFRKKAHTAAMERCLTELLRANRNLPESDIGRIPLADIPAGRTKTALLRRREALGLPTHPDAIVLVDHEGRTYALEAVPMALRRARSTRISIDGNAHFCRGLLRTRYAGSEADQSARPEGAEPSTQHTLLPVTIKEIHQ
- a CDS encoding NAD(P)-dependent alcohol dehydrogenase; this encodes MSTMRAVQVVGYHEGLKMAEVPRPEVTGPWDVVVRIGGAGVCRTDLHILEGQWAEKSQVHLPYTIGHENAGWVHATGSAVTNVQVGDKVILHPLVTCGLCRACRSGDDVHCETSKFPGIDTHGGYAEYLLTSARSVVRIDDALEPADVAALADAGLTAYHAAAKAAKRLTPRDTCVVIGAGGLGHIGIQVLKALTPSRIVVVDRNPAALELAKSIGADEGVLADGTQVEQVLELTGGHGAEVLIDFVGEGGATTEGIAMTRQAGDYFVVGYGENINVPTIDLVSSEINIIGNLVGSYNDLQDLMALAARGAVTLHTQKYSLDDFQQAISDLDAGKVRGRAILVP
- a CDS encoding MFS transporter, with the translated sequence MISIATSNTPPAADDAASLDNRPEYDAAPVALGPADARRARKAVISSYVGTSLEWYDFFLFGTTASIVFAPLFFGGDDPALQTLQSFLAFGIGFIGRPLGALVFGHFGDRLGRKGILVTTIVLMGVASTLIGVLPTFQTAGIIAPILLTILRFVQGIAAGGEWGGAMLMAVESAPAHKRGFYGAVVQLGSPTGTLLSTLIVAAVVSLTGPQFLEWGWRIPYLISILLVAVGVWLRLRVDETVDFTAAAAAHRTDDKVPFARLISEAPVRLLVGVCAYLMNNAGFFLLTTFMISYVTGTLELSATVILTSISWGAVAQIIVTLIVGKLSDRFTPSRMLIVGYAVSVVTAFPIFWLVDSRQSVAISAAMFLALGLGSISYAALGTTLTQLFPVRLRYSGIALSANIAGVIAGFMPALAAWILTLTDGSSTGPATLLLVLALVSFVGSIVARRIILADHRADLRSGEPTPGH